From the Scatophagus argus isolate fScaArg1 chromosome 21, fScaArg1.pri, whole genome shotgun sequence genome, one window contains:
- the LOC124053232 gene encoding neoverrucotoxin subunit alpha-like, whose amino-acid sequence MASDNMKVVALGQPFTLGMLYDARKNELLPGLRLWDDETLQANITETSKPFSEFEITASDTIESRSSMLNVDASLKASFLGGLIQVGGSAKYLNDKKQFKNQSRVTCQYKATTNFKELSVLDLENLNTQQVDVIEKGSATHVVTGILYGANAFFVFDSEKLEDSSVQDIQGSMEAVIKKMPSFSIEGRVDIKLTEEEKALTNKFSCKFYGDFILESNPATFTDAVKTYVELPKLLGGNGDNSVPLEVWLMPLNVFHSKAAGLVSGISVGLVRKAQDALQELREIRMRCNDSLVDKVVQNFPQIQAELTRFQQLCEYYESNLKRTMAEKFPLIREGKEDESSVNQLLEDRQKSPFSYKNLDKWLDQEERQINIIKSCVDTLDGMKIVQSQSELDREVLAPGVEEALCFVFTSLETPDPGLDVMAAFLESREAESTSEDLWYYSDEVITKLRGKAKDVRDLAKGLKGSSRFLFLIGAIDNNKHKGATIYHYRNGILVTDDFSKSDLPPVKSITDSKDLIWYATDLTLDPDTAYNKLILSQENKKISFGNWQSYPDVPERFNELPQVLCKEGLTGRHYWEVEWSDTSNDSVYVLLGYKGVERKGKGKGAELGNNDMSWVFGKRSDENTLKTFHNDKEIKLPIPSGGLNRVGVFLDCPGGTMSFYKVTSNRLSHLHTYSATFTEPVYPGLWAARDNNYAGFCLFA is encoded by the exons ATGGCCTCTGATAACATGAAGGTTGTTGCCCTGGGTCAACCTTTCACCCTAGGAATGCTCTATGATGCTCGGAAAAATGAGCTTCTCCCAG GTTTGAGACTGTGGGATGATGAAACTCTACAAGCAAATATAACTGAAACCAGTAAGCCCTTCAGTGAATTTGAAATTACCGCATCTGACACCATTGAATCCAGGTCTTCGATGCTGAATGTTGATGCTTCTCTCAAGGCCAGTTTCCTTGGGGGACTGATTCAAGTTGGAGGATCTGCCAAGTATCTGAATGACAAGAAACAATTCAAAAATCAGAGCAGAGTGACGTGTCAGTACAAAGCTACCACCAACTTCAAGGAGTTGTCAGTGTTAGACCTTGAAAACCTGAACACCCAGCAGGTAGATGTTATTGAGAAGGGCTCAGCAACTCATGTAGTCACAGGCATCCTGTATGGGGcaaatgctttctttgtgtttgacagtgagAAGTTAGAAGACAGCAGCGTTCAGGACATCCAGGGCAGCATGGAAGCTGTGATAAAGAAGATGCCCTCATTTAGTATTGAGGGCAGAGTTGACATCAagctgacagaagaagaaaaagctcTGACCAACAAATTCTCCTGCAAATTTTATGGAGATTTCATTCTTGAAAGCAACCCTGCAACATTTACAGATGCAGTGAAGACCTACGTAGAACTTCCAAAGCTACTGGGAGGGAATGGAGACAACAGTGTTCCACTGGAGGTCTGGCTGATGCCACTGAACGTTTTTCACTCTAAAGCAGCTGGGCTGGTGAGTGGGATCAGCGTTGGACTGGTGAGGAAGGCACAGGATGCTCTGCAGGAATTAAGAGAAATCAGAATGAGGTGCAATGATTCTCTGGTTGACAAAGTGGTGCAGAATTTTCCACAGATTCAAGCTGAGTTAACCAGATTCCAACAGTTGTGTGAGTACTATGAGTCCAACCTCAAGCGGACCATGGCAGAGAAATTCCCCCTCATCCGTGAAGGTAAAGAAGATGAGAGCTCAGTAAACCAACTCcttgaagacagacagaagtcacCATTCAGCTATAAAAATCTAGACAAGTGGCTGGATCAGGAAGAGAGACAAATCAACATCATCAAGTCCTGTGTAGATACCTTGGATGGAATGAAGATTGTCCAAAGTCAGTCAGAGCTGGACAGAGAGGTTCTTGCTCCAGGTGTAGAGGAGGccctgtgctttgttttcacttccctGGAGACTCCTGACCCTGGTCTTGATGTGATGGCAGCCTTCTTGGAGTCACGTGAAGCAGAGAGTACCAGTGAAGACCTGTGGTACTACTCAGATGAAGTGATAACCAAACTGAGGGGAAAAGCCAAAGATGTCAGGGATCTTGCCAAAGGACTGAAGGGCAGCAGCCGATTTCTTTTCCTGATAGGAGCCATtgataacaacaaacacaaaggagcaACCATCTACCATTACAGAAATGGCATCCTGGTCACTGATGACTTTTCAAAGTCCGACCTTCCTCCTGTGAAGAGCATCACAGACAGTAAAGATTTGATTTGGT atgccaCTGATCTCACCCTGGATCCAGACACTGCATACAACAAACTCATTCTgtctcaagaaaacaaaaagatatcCTTTGGAAACTGGCAGTCGTATCCTGATGTCCCAGAGAGGTTTAATGAACTTCCTCAAGTGTTGTGCAAAGAGGGGTTAACTGGGCGCCattactgggaggtggagtggaGCGATACTTCAAATGATTCTGTGTATGTATTGTTAGGGTACAAGGGAgttgagagaaaaggaaaaggtaaaGGGGCCGAACTTGGAAATAATGATATGTCGTGGGTTTTTGGCAAAAGatcagatgaaaacacacttaAGACCTTTCATAATGATAAGGAAATAAAATTACCTATTCCCTCTGGAGGCCTCAATAGAGTTGGGGTGTTCCTGGACTGCCCTGGTGGCACTATGTCCTTCTACAAAGTCACCTCTAACAGACTGAGTCACCTCCACACCTACAGCGCCACATTCACTGAGCCTGTTTACCCAGGCCTGTGGGCTGCACGCGACAACAACTATGCAggcttttgtttatttgcataa
- the LOC124053125 gene encoding neoverrucotoxin subunit alpha-like: MASDNMKVVALGQPFTLGMLYDARKNELLPAFSIGLRLWDDETLQAKITETSKPFSEFEITASDTIESKSSMLKVDASLKASFLSGLVEVGGSAKYLNDKKQFKNQSRVTCQYKATTNFKELSVIDLKEMNTQQTGIIEKGLATHVVTGILYGANAFFVFDSEKLEDSSVQDIQGSMEAVIRKIPSFSIEGRVDIKLTEEEKDLTNKFSCKFYGDFILESNPATFTDAVKTYVELPKLLGGNGDNSVPLEVWLMPLNFFHSKTAELVSGISVGLVRKAQDALQELREIRMRCNDSLDDKMVQNFPQIQAELTRFQQLCDYYESNLKRTMAEKFPLIREGKEDESSVNQLLEDRQKSPFSYKNLDKWLDQEEREINIIKSCVDTMDGMKIVRSQSELDREVLAPGVEEALCFVFTSLETPDPGLDVMAAFLESREAESTSEDLWYYSGEAITKTREEAERVGSLAKALKSSSRFLFLIGAIDNNKHKGATIYHYRNGILVTDDFSNPDLPPVKSITDSKDLMWYATDLTLDPDTAYNKLILSQENKKISFGNWQSYPDVPERFNELPQVLCKEGLTGRHYWEVEWSNTSNDSVYVLLGYKGVDRKGKGKGAELGNNDISWVFGKRSDTNTLKTFHNDKEIKLPIPSGGLNRVGVFLDCPDGTMSFYKVTSNRLSHLHTYSATFTEPVYPGLWAAHDNNYAYFCSFA, from the exons ATGGCCTCTGATAACATGAAGGTTGTTGCCCTGGGTCAACCTTTCACCCTAGGAATGCTCTATGATGCTCGGAAAAATGAGCTTCTCCCAG cattttctatagGTTTGAGACTGTGGGATGATGAAACTCTACAAGCAAAAATAACTGAAACCAGTAAGCCCTTCAGTGAATTTGAAATTACTGCATCTGACACCATTGAATCCAAGTCTTCCATGCTGAAAGTTGATGCTTCTCTCAAGGCCAGTTTCCTGAGTGGACTGGTTGAAGTTGGAGGATCTGCCAAGTATCTGAATGATAAGAAACAGTTCAAAAATCAGAGCAGAGTGACGTGTCAGTACAAAGCTACCACCAACTTCAAGGAGTTGTCAGTGATTGACCTTAAAGAAATGAACACCCAGCAGACAGGTATTATTGAGAAGGGTTTGGCAACTCATGTAGTCACAGGCATCCTGTATGGGGcaaatgctttctttgtgtttgacagtgagAAGTTAGAAGACAGCAGCGTTCAGGACATCCAGGGCAGCATGGAAGCTGTGATAAGGAAGATCCCCTCATTTAGTATTGAGGGCAGAGTTGACATCAagctgacagaagaagaaaaagatctgACCAACAAATTCTCCTGCAAATTCTATGGAGATTTCATTCTTGAAAGCAACCCTGCAACATTTACAGATGCAGTGAAGACCTACGTAGAACTTCCAAAGCTACTGGGAGGGAATGGAGACAACAGTGTTCCACTGGAGGTCTGGCTGATGCCACTGAACTTTTTTCACTCTAAAACTGCTGAGCTGGTGAGTGGGATCAGCGTTGGACTGGTGAGGAAGGCACAGGATGCTCTGCAGGAATTAAGAGAAATCAGAATGAGGTGCAATGATTCTCTGGATGACAAAATGGTGCAGAATTTTCCACAGATTCAAGCTGAGTTAACCAGATTCCAACAGTTGTGTGATTACTATGAGTCCAACCTCAAGCGGACCATGGCAGAGAAATTCCCCCTCATCCGTGAAGGTAAAGAAGATGAGAGCTCGGTAAACCAACTCcttgaagacagacagaagtcacCATTCAGCTATAAAAATCTAGACAAGTGGCTGGatcaggaagagagagaaatcaacATCATCAAGTCCTGTGTAGATACCATGGATGGAATGAAGATTGTCCGAAGTCAGTCAGAGCTGGACAGAGAGGTTCTTGCTCCAGGTGTAGAGGAGGccctgtgctttgttttcacttccctGGAGACTCCTGACCCTGGTCTTGATGTGATGGCAGCCTTCTTGGAGTCACGTGAAGCAGAGAGTACCAGTGAAGACCTGTGGTACTACTCAGGTGAAGCAATAACCAAAAcgagagaagaagcagaacgaGTTGGCAGTCTTGCCAAAGCACTGAAGAGCAGCAGCCGATTTCTTTTCCTGATAGGAGCCATtgataacaacaaacacaaaggagcaACCATCTACCATTACAGAAATGGCATCCTGGTCACTGATGACTTTTCAAACCCCGACCTTCCTCCTGTGAAGAGCATCACTGACAGTAAAGATTTGATGTGGT atgccaCTGATCTCACCCTGGATCCAGACACTGCATACAACAAACTCATTCTgtctcaagaaaacaaaaagatatcCTTTGGAAACTGGCAGTCGTATCCTGATGTCCCAGAGAGGTTTAATGAACTTCCTCAAGTGTTGTGCAAAGAGGGGTTAACTGGGCGCCattactgggaggtggagtggaGCAATACTTCTAATGATTCTGTGTATGTATTGTTAGGGTACAAGGGAGTTgatagaaaaggaaaaggtaaaGGGGCCGAACTTGGAAATAATGATATATCGTGGGTTTTTGGCAAAAGATCTGATACAAACACACTTAAGACCTTTCATAATGATAAGGAAATAAAATTACCTATTCCCTCTGGAGGCCTCAATAGAGTTGGGGTGTTCCTGGACTGCCCTGATGGCACTATGTCCTTCTACAAAGTCACCTCTAACAGACTGAGTCACCTCCACACCTACAGCGCCACATTCACTGAGCCTGTTTACCCAGGCCTGTGGGCTGCACACGACAACAACTATGcatacttttgttcatttgcatAA
- the LOC124053233 gene encoding neoverrucotoxin subunit alpha-like has product MASDNMKVVALGQPFTLGMLYDARKNELLPGLRLWDDETLQANITETSKPFSEFEITASDTIESRSSMLKVDASLKASFLSGLVEVGGSAKYLNDKKQFKNQSRVTCQYKATTNFKELSVIDLKEMNTQQTGIIEKGLATHVVTGILYGANAFFVFDSEKLEDSSVQDIQGSMEAVIKKIPSFSIEGRVDIKLTEEEKDLTNKFSCKFYGDFILESNPATFTDAVKTYVELPKLLGGNGDNSVPLEVWLMPLNFFHSKTAELVSGISVGLVRKAQDALQELREIRMRCNDSLVDKVVQNFPQIQAELTRFQQLCEYYESNLKQTMAEKFPLIREGKEDESSVNQLLEDRQKSPFSYKNLDKWLDQEEREINIIKSCVDTMDGMKIVQSQSELDREVLAPGVEEALCFVFTSLETPDPGLDVMAAFLESREAESTSEDLWYYSGEAITKTREEAERVGSLAKGLKGSSRFLFLIGAIDNNKHKGATIYHYRNGILVTDDFSKPDLPPVKSITDSKDLIWYATDLTLDPDTAYNKLILSQENKKISFGNWQSYPDVPERFNELPQVLCKEGLTGRHYWEVEWSNTSNDSVYVLLGYKGVERKGKGKGAELGNNDMSWVFGKRSDENTLKTFHNDKEIKLPIPSGGLNRVGVFLDCPGGTMSFYKVTSNRLSHLHTYSATFTEPVYPGLWAARDNNYAGFCSFA; this is encoded by the exons ATGGCCTCTGATAACATGAAGGTTGTTGCCCTGGGTCAACCTTTCACCCTAGGAATGCTCTATGATGCTCGGAAAAATGAGCTTCTCCCAG GTTTGAGACTGTGGGATGATGAAACTCTACAAGCAAATATAACTGAAACCAGTAAGCCCTTCAGTGAATTTGAAATTACCGCATCTGACACCATTGAATCCAGGTCTTCGATGCTGAAAGTTGATGCTTCTCTCAAGGCCAGTTTCCTGAGTGGACTGGTTGAAGTTGGAGGATCTGCCAAGTATCTGAATGATAAGAAACAGTTCAAAAATCAGAGCAGAGTGACGTGTCAGTACAAAGCTACCACCAACTTCAAGGAGTTGTCAGTGATTGACCTTAAAGAAATGAACACCCAGCAGACAGGTATTATTGAGAAGGGTTTGGCAACTCATGTAGTCACAGGCATCCTGTATGGGGcaaatgctttctttgtgtttgacagtgagAAGTTAGAAGACAGCAGCGTTCAGGACATCCAGGGCAGCATGGAAGCTGTGATAAAGAAGATCCCCTCATTTAGTATTGAGGGCAGAGTTGACATCAagctgacagaagaagaaaaagatctgACCAACAAATTCTCCTGCAAATTCTATGGAGATTTCATTCTTGAAAGCAACCCTGCAACATTTACAGATGCAGTGAAGACCTACGTAGAACTTCCAAAGCTACTGGGAGGGAATGGAGACAACAGTGTTCCACTGGAGGTCTGGCTGATGCCACTGAACTTTTTTCACTCTAAAACTGCTGAGCTGGTGAGTGGGATCAGCGTTGGACTGGTGAGGAAGGCACAGGATGCTCTGCAGGAATTAAGAGAAATCAGAATGAGGTGCAATGATTCTCTGGTTGACAAAGTGGTGCAGAATTTTCCACAGATTCAAGCTGAGTTAACCAGATTCCAACAGTTGTGTGAGTACTATGAGTCCAACCTCAAGCAGACCATGGCAGAGAAATTCCCCCTCATCCGTGAAGGTAAAGAAGATGAGAGCTCGGTAAACCAACTCcttgaagacagacagaagtcacCATTCAGCTATAAAAATCTAGACAAGTGGCTGGatcaggaagagagagaaatcaacATCATCAAGTCCTGTGTAGATACCATGGATGGAATGAAGATTGTCCAAAGTCAGTCAGAGCTGGACAGAGAGGTTCTTGCTCCAGGTGTAGAGGAGGccctgtgctttgttttcacttccctGGAGACTCCTGACCCTGGTCTTGATGTGATGGCAGCCTTCTTGGAGTCACGTGAAGCAGAGAGCACCAGTGAAGACCTGTGGTACTACTCAGGTGAAGCAATAACCAAAAcgagagaagaagcagaacgaGTTGGCAGTCTTGCCAAAGGACTGAAGGGCAGCAGCCGATTTCTTTTCCTGATAGGAGCCATtgataacaacaaacacaaaggagcaACCATCTACCATTACAGAAATGGCATCCTGGTCACTGATGACTTCTCAAAGCCCGACCTTCCTCCTGTGAAGAGCATCACCGACAGTAAAGATTTGATTTGGT atgccaCTGATCTCACCCTGGATCCAGACACTGCATACAACAAACTCATTCTgtctcaagaaaacaaaaagatatcCTTTGGAAACTGGCAGTCGTATCCTGATGTCCCAGAGAGGTTTAATGAACTTCCTCAAGTGTTGTGCAAAGAGGGGTTAACTGGGCGCCattactgggaggtggagtggaGCAATACTTCTAATGATTCTGTGTATGTATTGTTAGGGTACAAGGGAgttgagagaaaaggaaaaggtaaaGGGGCCGAACTTGGAAATAATGATATGTCGTGGGTTTTTGGCAAAAGatcagatgaaaacacacttaAGACCTTTCATAATGATAAGGAAATAAAATTACCTATTCCCTCTGGAGGCCTCAATAGAGTTGGGGTGTTCCTGGACTGCCCTGGTGGCACTATGTCCTTCTACAAAGTCACCTCTAACAGACTGAGTCACCTCCACACCTACAGCGCCACATTCACTGAGCCTGTTTACCCAGGCCTGTGGGCTGCACGCGACAACAACTATGCAGgcttttgttcatttgcatAA
- the LOC124053124 gene encoding stonustoxin subunit beta-like: MASKTKAPADVQKSDLMAYARDLTLDPDTANNRLTLSEGNRKATYGAWQSYPDRPERFAAHPQVFSRDSLKESSYWEVEWSTSPDESVYVGVAYGEIDRKSTSSDSQFGNNPMSWCFGQYASPGSPQPVLRAWHNGQVWQGPFPCGGCKRVGVLLNYDAGTLSFYNVSFGDPTHLYTFQTKFTESVYPCFWVGKCGNYLVLTGFM, from the exons ATGGCCTCAAAGACCAAAGCACCTGCTGATGTTCAGAAAAGTGATCTGATGGCAT atgccCGTGATCTCACGCTGGATCCAGACACTGCAAACAACCGCCTCACTCTGTCTGAGGGAAACAGAAAGGCAACATATGGAGCATGGCAGTCATATCCTGATCGCCCAGAGAGGTTTGCTGCACATCCTCAGGTGTTTTCTAGAGACAGCCTGAAGGAGAGCTCTTACTGGGAGGTAGAATGGAGCACCAGTCCTGATGAATCTGTTTATGTAGGGGTCGCATACGGTGagattgacagaaaatcaacaagCTCAGACAGCCAGTTTGGAAACAATCCCATGTCTTGGTGCTTTGGCCAATATGCTTCACCTGGTTCACCACAACCTGTACTCAGAGCATGGCACAATGGTCAGGTGTGGCAGGGTCCTTTTCCCTGTGGTGGCTGTAAAAGGGTTGGGGTGTTACTGAACTATGatgctggcactctgtccttctacaaTGTCTCCTTTGGTGACCCGACTCACCTCTACACCTTTCAGACCAAGTTCACTGAGTCTGTGTACCCATGCTTCTGGGTTGGAAAATGTGGCAATTACTTAGTTCTGACAGGATTCATGTAG
- the LOC124053236 gene encoding neoverrucotoxin subunit beta-like, whose translation MASDTKKIVALGRPFTLGMLYDARADKLIPGLRLWDDETLQAKITESNKPFSEFQISSSDTIESKSSMLQVDASLKASFLSGLVEVGGSAKYLNDSKKFKNQSRVTCQYKATTNFKELSVIDLKEMNTQQVDMIEKSSATHVVTGILYGANAFFVFDSEKLEDSSVRDIQVKIEAVIRMMPVFSVESRVETKLTEEQKSLTNKFSCKFYGDFILESNPATFTDAVKTCAELPKLLGGNGDNSVPLEVWLMPLNFFHSKTAELVSGISVGLVRKAQDALQELREIRMRCNDSLDDKVVQNFPQIQAELTRFQQLCEYYEANLKRTMAEKFPLIREGKENESSVNQLLDDRQKSPFSYKNLDKWLDQEEREINIIKSCVDTMDGMKIVKSESELDREVLSPGVEEALCFVFTSMETPDPGLDVMAAFLESREAESTSEDLWYYSGEVITKLRDKAKDVRDLAKGLKGSSQFLFLIGAIDNNKHKGATIYHYRNGILVTDDFSKPEPPPAETITDRRDLIWYYCDLTLDPDTAQGHLTLSEGNKKAKFGKWNSYPGLPERFDSYKQVLCKEGLNGRHYWEVEWGGCVRAGVTYRGIKRKSYDSEVALGYNELSWVLYSHQNTKYGHLHNSKAVPISVSSLGFKRLGVYLNWPAGTLSFYMVDSNLVTHLHTFKTKFREAVYPAFLAGFKDSEPGQIKLI comes from the exons ATGGCCTCTGATACCAAGAAGATTGTTGCTCTGGGTCGACCTTTCACCCTGGGAATGCTCTATGATGCTCGTGCAGATAAACTGATCCCAG GTTTGAGGTTGTGGGATGATGAAACCCTACAAGCAAAGATAACTGAAAGCAATAAGCCTTTCAGTGAATTTCAAATTTCTTCATCTGACACCATTGAATCCAAGTCTTCTATGCTGCAAGTTGATGCTTCTCTAAAGGCCAGTTTCCTGAGTGGACTGGTTGAAGTTGGAGGATCTGCCAAGTATCTGAATGATTCAAAGAAATTCAAGAATCAAAGCAGAGTGACGTGTCAGTACAAAGCTACCACCAACTTCAAGGAGTTGTCAGTAATTGACCTTAAAGAAATGAACACCCAGCAGGTAGATATGATTGAGAAGAGCTCAGCAACTCATGTAGTCACAGGCATCCTGTATGGGGcaaatgctttctttgtgtttgacagtgagAAGTTAGAAGACAGCAGCGTTCGGGACATCCAGGTCAAAATTGAAGCTGTGATAAGGATGATGCCCGTATTTAGTGTTGAGAGCAGAGTTGAAACCAAGCtgacagaagaacaaaaatCTCTGACCAACAAATTCTCCTGCAAATTCTATGGAGATTTCATTCTTGAAAGCAACCCTGCAACATTTACAGATGCAGTGAAGACCTGTGCAGAACTTCCAAAGCTACTGGGAGGGAATGGAGACAACAGTGTTCCACTGGAGGTCTGGCTGATGCCACTGAACTTTTTTCACTCTAAAACTGCTGAGCTGGTGAGTGGGATCAGCGTTGGACTGGTGAGGAAGGCACAGGATGCTCTGCAGGAATTAAGAGAAATCAGAATGAGGTGCAATGATTCTCTGGATGACAAAGTGGTGCAGAATTTTCCACAGATTCAAGCTGAGTTAACCAGATTCCAACAGTTGTGCGAGTACTATGAGGCCAACCTCAAGCGGACCATGGCAGAGAAATTCCCCCTCATCCGTGAAGGTAAAGAAAATGAGAGCTCAGTAAACCAACTCCTCGACGACAGACAGAAGTCACCATTCAGCTATAAAAATCTAGACAAGTGGCTGGatcaggaagagagagaaatcaacATCATCAAGTCCTGTGTAGATACCATGGATGGAATGAAGATTGTCAAAAGTGAATCAGAGCTGGACAGAGAGGTTCTTTCTCCAGGTGTAGAGGAGGccctgtgctttgttttcacttccatGGAGACTCCTGACCCTGGTCTTGATGTGATGGCAGCCTTCTTGGAGTCACGTGAAGCAGAGAGTACCAGTGAAGACCTGTGGTACTACTCAGGTGAAGTGATAACCAAACTGAGGGACAAAGCCAAAGATGTCAGGGATCTTGCCAAAGGACTGAAGGGCAGCAGTCAATTCCTTTTCCTGATAGGAGCCATtgataacaacaaacacaaaggagcaACCATCTACCATTACAGAAACGGCATCCTGGTCACTGATGACTTTTCAAAGCCTGAACCCCCTCCTGCGGAGACgatcacagacagaagagatCTGATCTGGT ATTACTGTGACCTCACCCTGGATCCAGACACGGCACAGGGCCACCTGACTCTCTCTGAGGGCAACAAAAAAGCGAAATTTGGAAAATGGAACTCTTATCCAGGTCTGCCAGAGCGGTTTGACTCATATAAGCAGGTGTTGTGCAAAGAGGGTCTGAATGGACGCCattactgggaggtggagtgggGTGGTTGTGTCCGTGCAGGTGTCACATATAGAGGCATCAAGAGGAAATCATATGATTCAGAGGTTGCACTCGGATACAATGAATTATCCTGGGTTCTTTACTCTCATCAGAACACTAAATACGGCCATCTTCATAACAGTAAAGCCGTACCTATTAGTGTTTCCTCTCTTGGCTTTAAACGACTCGGAGTGTATCTGAACTGgcctgctggcactctgtccttctacatGGTCGACTCCAACTTGGTGACTCACCTTCACACCTTCAAAACCAAATTCAGGGAGGCAGTTTACCCAGCATTCTTGGCTGGGTTCAAAGATTCCGAACCTGGTCAGATCAAACTGATCTAA